A portion of the Archocentrus centrarchus isolate MPI-CPG fArcCen1 chromosome 19, fArcCen1, whole genome shotgun sequence genome contains these proteins:
- the lrrc3ca gene encoding leucine-rich repeat-containing protein 3B, translating into MSLLADWLLRHSVVMCLLLHSLVLMTFCFHHAATSCSKNCYCSESESGGKTVRCSNLQLTEIPQDIPNDTRRVYLDFNLLTTVPTNAFAGLTNLVELDLSHNELSQLEPGAFRGLGSSLQFLDLSSNKLANLTPDAFEGLRARANLTNNPWHCNCNLQMAMPHVDLEPASLTGIVCQTSDPEKIGVEGLAFLLAPDIDLCVEMKRTTDVAMLVVMFGWFTMVISYLVYYVRANQEDARRHLEYLKSLPSRQGKSEESSTISTVV; encoded by the coding sequence ATGTCCCTTCTTGCAGACTGGCTACTACGCCACTCGGTGGTCATGTGTTTGCTGCTGCATAGTTTGGTGCTAATGACCTTCTGCTTCCATCATGCTGCCACCAGTTGCTCCAAGAACTGCTACTGCTCCGAGAGCGAGAGTGGCGGCAAGACGGTGCGCTGCAGCAACCTGCAGCTCACAGAGATCCCGCAGGACATCCCCAACGACACACGGCGTGTCTACCTTGACTTTAACCTCCTCACCACAGTTCCAACAAATGCTTTTGCAGGTTTAACCAACTTGGTTGAACTAGACCTGTCACACAATGAACTAAGCCAGTTAGAACCAGGTGCGTTTAGAGGCCTCGGCTCCTCGCTACAGTTCCTGGACCTTTCTTCCAACAAGTTAGCAAACTTGACCCCAGACGCCTTCGAGGGCCTGCGAGCTCGCGCCAACCTAACAAACAATCCATGGCACTGTAATTGCAATTTGCAGATGGCCATGCCTCATGTGGACCTGGAGCCTGCATCACTGACAGGCATTGTGTGCCAGACTTCAGATCCTGAGAAAATAGGAGTTGAAGGACTTGCCTTTCTGTTGGCACCTGACATAGACCTATGCGTGGAGATGAAGAGGACTACAGATGTGGCCATGCTGGTTGTCATGTTTGGCTGGTTCACCATGGTCATCTCCTACCTTGTCTACTACGTAAGGGCTAATCAGGAGGACGCACGTAGACACCTGGAATATCTCAAGTCACTGCCCAGCAGACAGGGCAAGTCAGAGGAATCTTCCACCATTAGTACTGTGGTATAG